One genomic window of Nakamurella panacisegetis includes the following:
- a CDS encoding LLM class F420-dependent oxidoreductase, with the protein MRFGTFIPQGWRLDLVGIEPAEQWATMSRLAKRADDGPWESIWVYDHFHTVPVPTDQATHEAWTLMAAFAASTSRVRLGQMCTCMAYRNPAYLAKVAATVDIVSGGRTEMGIGAGWYEHEWRAYGYGFPKAGDRLRALDEGVQIMQQAWSTGSATLDGKFYQVDGAIVRPLPLQEGGIPMWIAGGGEKVTLKIAAKYAQYTNFDGTPEGFAAKSALLEAHCADVGTDFAAITRSANYNIAIGRNQAEVDDRKAWLLDHYTKQIGAERAAAAVAQNATGAGIGTPEQIVENLQEMRKLGMTYAIVNFPELAYDTSGQELFESEVIPALQ; encoded by the coding sequence GTGCGGTTCGGAACGTTCATCCCGCAGGGCTGGCGCCTGGATCTGGTCGGCATCGAGCCGGCCGAGCAGTGGGCCACGATGTCGCGCCTGGCCAAGCGCGCGGACGACGGGCCGTGGGAATCCATCTGGGTGTACGACCACTTCCACACCGTGCCGGTGCCGACCGACCAGGCCACCCACGAGGCGTGGACGTTGATGGCCGCGTTCGCCGCCTCCACCTCGCGGGTGCGGCTGGGCCAGATGTGCACCTGCATGGCGTATCGGAACCCGGCCTACCTGGCCAAGGTCGCGGCCACAGTGGACATCGTGTCCGGCGGTCGAACCGAGATGGGTATCGGCGCCGGGTGGTACGAGCACGAGTGGCGGGCCTACGGCTACGGCTTCCCTAAGGCCGGGGATCGGCTCCGCGCACTGGACGAGGGCGTGCAGATCATGCAGCAGGCCTGGTCCACCGGTTCGGCCACCCTGGACGGCAAGTTCTACCAGGTGGACGGGGCCATCGTGCGACCGCTGCCGCTGCAGGAGGGCGGCATTCCGATGTGGATCGCCGGCGGCGGCGAGAAGGTGACGTTGAAGATCGCCGCCAAGTACGCGCAGTACACCAACTTCGACGGCACCCCAGAAGGTTTCGCGGCCAAATCAGCCTTGCTGGAGGCGCACTGCGCGGACGTCGGCACCGACTTCGCGGCCATCACCCGCTCGGCGAACTACAACATCGCGATCGGCCGCAACCAGGCCGAGGTCGATGACCGCAAGGCCTGGCTGCTCGACCACTACACCAAGCAGATCGGGGCCGAGCGGGCCGCGGCGGCCGTCGCCCAGAACGCCACCGGGGCCGGCATCGGCACGCCCGAGCAGATCGTCGAGAACCTGCAGGAGATGCGGAAGCTGGGCATGACGTACGCCATCGTCAACTTCCCCGAACTGGCCTACGACACCTCCGGCCAGGAACTCTTCGAGTCCGAGGTCATCCCCGCCCTGCAGTAG
- the exaC gene encoding acetaldehyde dehydrogenase ExaC, with translation MSVFTPPGQPGSIVTVQSRYDNYIGGEWVAPVKGAYFENLSPVNGKTFTEVARGTAEDIELALDAAHGAAPAWGRTSATERANILNRIADRLEANLEMIAVAESWENGKPVRECLAADIPLAVDHFRYFAGCIRAQEGGLTQLDEETVAYHFHEPLGVVGQIIPWNFPILMAVWKLAPALAAGNCVVLKPAEQTPWSILKVAELIGDLLPAGVLNIVNGFGVEAGKPLASSSRIAKIAFTGETTTGRLIMQYASQNIIPVTLELGGKSPNIFFEDVAAEQDAFYDKAQEGFALFALNQGEVCTCPSRALIQSTIYDKFMTDAVQRVEKIVQGNPLDTATMLGAQASNDQLEKILSYLDIGRQEGAKVLTGGARADLGGDLAGGYYVQPTIFEGNNSMRIFQEEIFGPVVSVTRFDDEADALKIANDTLYGLGAGVWSRDGARAYRAGRGIQAGRVWTNCYHAYPAGAAFGGYKASGIGRENHRMMLDHYQQTKNLLVSYSPNALGFF, from the coding sequence ATGTCTGTATTCACCCCGCCCGGACAGCCCGGCAGTATCGTCACCGTTCAGAGCCGCTACGACAACTACATCGGCGGCGAGTGGGTCGCTCCCGTCAAGGGTGCCTATTTCGAGAACCTGTCGCCGGTCAACGGCAAGACCTTCACCGAGGTGGCGCGCGGCACGGCCGAGGACATCGAACTGGCCCTGGATGCCGCCCACGGCGCCGCCCCGGCCTGGGGCCGGACGTCGGCCACCGAGCGGGCCAACATCCTGAACCGGATCGCCGACCGGCTGGAGGCGAACCTGGAGATGATCGCCGTCGCCGAGAGCTGGGAGAACGGCAAGCCCGTCCGGGAGTGCCTGGCGGCCGACATCCCGCTCGCCGTGGACCATTTCCGCTATTTCGCCGGCTGCATCCGCGCCCAGGAAGGCGGTCTGACTCAGCTCGACGAGGAGACCGTCGCCTACCATTTCCACGAGCCGCTGGGCGTCGTCGGGCAGATCATCCCGTGGAACTTCCCGATCCTGATGGCCGTCTGGAAGCTCGCGCCGGCCCTGGCCGCCGGCAACTGCGTGGTGCTCAAGCCGGCCGAGCAGACCCCGTGGTCGATCCTGAAGGTGGCCGAACTGATCGGCGACCTGCTGCCCGCCGGCGTGCTGAACATCGTGAACGGCTTCGGCGTCGAGGCCGGCAAGCCGCTGGCGTCGTCCAGCCGGATCGCCAAGATCGCCTTCACCGGTGAGACCACCACGGGCCGGCTGATCATGCAGTACGCCAGCCAGAACATCATCCCGGTGACGCTGGAACTCGGCGGCAAGAGCCCCAACATCTTCTTCGAGGACGTCGCCGCGGAGCAGGATGCGTTCTACGACAAGGCCCAGGAAGGCTTCGCGCTGTTCGCCCTGAACCAGGGCGAGGTCTGCACCTGCCCGTCGCGGGCGCTGATCCAGTCGACGATCTACGACAAGTTCATGACCGACGCGGTGCAGCGCGTGGAGAAGATCGTCCAGGGCAACCCGCTGGACACCGCCACCATGCTCGGCGCCCAGGCGTCCAACGACCAGCTCGAGAAGATCCTGTCCTACCTGGACATCGGCCGGCAGGAAGGCGCCAAGGTACTCACCGGCGGGGCGCGGGCCGACCTGGGCGGGGACCTGGCCGGTGGGTACTACGTGCAGCCGACCATCTTCGAGGGCAACAACTCGATGCGGATCTTCCAGGAGGAGATCTTCGGCCCGGTGGTATCGGTGACGCGGTTCGACGACGAGGCCGACGCCCTCAAGATCGCCAACGACACCCTGTACGGACTGGGCGCCGGGGTGTGGAGCCGCGACGGCGCCCGGGCCTACCGGGCCGGCCGTGGGATCCAGGCCGGCCGGGTCTGGACCAACTGCTATCACGCGTACCCGGCGGGAGCGGCGTTCGGCGGCTACAAGGCCTCCGGCATCGGCCGGGAGAACCACCGGATGATGCTCGATCACTACCAGCAGACGAAGAACCTCCTCGTCTCGTACTCCCCGAACGCGCTCGGATTCTTCTAG
- a CDS encoding xanthine dehydrogenase family protein molybdopterin-binding subunit — MTATLDAPPTGPAEIGKDRRRKEDAHLITGRTRWTDNMVLPGMLHLAFLRSPYAHARISSISVAAAADAPGVVGAWSGADFPEQGGLPCAWPITADMKSPVRLPIAVDKVNHAGEIVAVVAARTKAEAVDAVELIEVDYEPLPVVLDMEVALAEGAALVHEELGTNQNAVWVFDSGSAGTGGNVVDVLEAAASDPDQVVVERVFRQQRLIPAFMEPRSTVVDPTSEQITMWSATQIPHVLRVLIALSQGIPEHKLRVIAPDVGGGFGGKLQVTPEEIATLMVARRLNKPVKYTETRSESLMSAHHGRDQIQRLKLSARRDGTITGFDVDLLADMGAYLGTVGPGVPILGAFMFNAIYKIPAYRFTCTNVFTNKTLTDAYRGAGRPEATFGVERMMDELAVELGMEPMDLRRKNWITHEEFPFTTVSGLTYDSGNYEAATAQAMELFDYDGLRTEQARRRSSGDPVQLGIGMSTFTEMCGLAPSRVLGSLSYAAGGWESASIRMLPTGGVEVITGASAHGQGHETAWSQIVADQLGVPFESVEVIHGDTQSAPKGMDTYGSRSLVVGGVAIVKAAEKVVAKAKVIAAHLMEASADDLEFASGKFTVRGTDTSMGIGEIAFAAFAAHNLPDGIEPTIDADATFDPDNFSYPHGTHLCATEVDTQTGKVTIRSYVCVDDIGVVVNPLIADGQIHGGLAQGIAQALYEEAQYSEDGQLTSGTFVDYLVPTAADLPSFTTGRTVTPSTTNPLGAKGVGEAGTIASTPAVVNSVIDAIRHLGVKDVEMPCSPQRVWRAIHDAQAGSSSGESAPVAAGPAEGVLSTGVPTEGA; from the coding sequence ATGACGGCCACCCTGGACGCTCCGCCGACGGGCCCGGCCGAGATCGGGAAGGACCGCCGCCGCAAGGAGGACGCACATCTGATCACCGGCCGCACCCGCTGGACCGACAACATGGTGCTGCCGGGAATGCTGCACCTGGCCTTCCTCCGTTCGCCCTATGCGCACGCCAGGATCAGTTCGATCTCGGTCGCGGCGGCAGCGGACGCGCCAGGCGTGGTGGGCGCCTGGTCCGGGGCCGATTTCCCCGAGCAGGGCGGTCTGCCCTGCGCCTGGCCCATCACGGCGGACATGAAATCGCCGGTACGCCTGCCGATCGCGGTGGACAAGGTGAACCACGCCGGCGAGATCGTGGCCGTCGTCGCCGCGCGGACCAAGGCCGAAGCGGTCGATGCCGTCGAGCTGATCGAGGTCGACTACGAACCGCTGCCGGTCGTACTGGACATGGAGGTCGCCCTGGCCGAGGGGGCCGCCCTGGTCCACGAGGAACTCGGTACGAATCAGAACGCCGTGTGGGTCTTCGACTCCGGTTCGGCCGGCACCGGCGGCAACGTGGTCGACGTCCTGGAGGCGGCTGCGTCCGACCCGGATCAGGTGGTGGTGGAACGCGTCTTCCGGCAGCAGCGGCTGATCCCGGCGTTCATGGAGCCCCGCTCCACCGTGGTCGATCCGACGTCGGAGCAGATCACCATGTGGTCGGCGACGCAGATCCCGCACGTGCTGCGGGTACTGATCGCCCTCTCGCAGGGCATCCCCGAGCACAAGCTGCGCGTCATCGCCCCGGACGTGGGCGGCGGGTTCGGCGGCAAGCTGCAGGTGACGCCGGAGGAGATCGCCACCCTGATGGTGGCGCGACGGCTGAACAAGCCGGTCAAGTACACCGAAACCCGCTCCGAATCGCTGATGTCGGCCCATCACGGGCGGGACCAGATCCAGCGGCTGAAGCTCTCGGCCCGGCGGGACGGCACCATCACCGGATTCGATGTCGACCTGCTGGCCGACATGGGCGCGTATCTCGGCACGGTCGGACCCGGTGTGCCGATCCTCGGGGCGTTCATGTTCAACGCCATCTACAAGATCCCGGCCTACCGGTTCACCTGCACCAACGTGTTCACCAACAAGACGCTCACCGACGCCTACCGTGGGGCCGGGCGGCCCGAGGCGACCTTCGGGGTCGAACGGATGATGGACGAGCTGGCGGTCGAACTCGGTATGGAACCGATGGACCTGCGCCGCAAGAACTGGATCACCCACGAGGAATTCCCGTTCACCACCGTCTCCGGCCTGACCTACGACTCGGGCAACTACGAGGCGGCCACCGCCCAGGCGATGGAGCTGTTCGACTACGACGGCCTGCGGACGGAGCAGGCGCGGCGCCGGTCGTCCGGCGACCCGGTGCAACTGGGCATCGGCATGTCCACCTTCACCGAGATGTGCGGCCTGGCCCCGTCCCGCGTCCTCGGGTCGCTCTCCTACGCCGCCGGCGGGTGGGAGTCGGCCTCGATCCGGATGCTGCCGACGGGCGGGGTCGAGGTGATCACCGGTGCCTCGGCCCACGGGCAGGGTCACGAGACGGCCTGGTCCCAGATCGTGGCCGACCAGCTCGGTGTCCCGTTCGAGAGTGTCGAGGTGATCCACGGTGACACCCAATCGGCCCCGAAAGGCATGGACACCTATGGTTCCCGATCGCTGGTGGTCGGCGGAGTGGCGATCGTCAAGGCGGCCGAGAAGGTGGTGGCCAAGGCCAAGGTCATTGCCGCCCACCTGATGGAGGCGTCCGCCGATGACCTGGAATTCGCCTCCGGCAAGTTCACCGTGCGCGGCACCGACACCTCGATGGGAATCGGCGAGATCGCGTTCGCCGCGTTCGCCGCGCACAACCTGCCGGACGGGATCGAACCGACGATCGATGCCGACGCCACCTTCGATCCGGACAACTTCTCCTACCCGCACGGAACTCATCTGTGCGCAACGGAAGTCGACACGCAGACCGGGAAGGTGACGATCCGCTCCTACGTCTGCGTGGACGACATCGGGGTGGTGGTCAACCCGCTGATCGCCGACGGTCAGATCCACGGCGGTCTGGCCCAGGGCATCGCCCAGGCGCTGTACGAGGAGGCCCAGTACTCCGAGGACGGTCAGCTCACGTCGGGCACGTTCGTGGACTACCTGGTGCCAACGGCGGCTGATCTGCCGTCGTTCACCACCGGCCGTACGGTCACCCCGTCCACCACGAATCCGTTGGGCGCCAAGGGTGTCGGCGAGGCCGGCACCATCGCCTCGACGCCGGCCGTGGTCAACTCGGTGATCGACGCGATCCGTCATCTCGGCGTCAAGGACGTCGAGATGCCGTGCTCACCGCAACGGGTCTGGCGGGCCATCCACGACGCGCAGGCCGGTTCCTCGTCGGGTGAGTCGGCGCCGGTCGCGGCCGGCCCGGCCGAAGGCGTGCTGTCCACTGGTGTTCCGACGGAAGGTGCCTGA
- a CDS encoding TIGR03842 family LLM class F420-dependent oxidoreductase: MQFGAVLQTNPPASRTVYLAKLAEQHGFDYAWTFDSHLLWQEPYVIYSQILSETHRIKVGPMVTNPATRDWTVIASLHATLHEMYGNRTICGIGRGDSAVRVTGGAPTSLKTLRQAIHVIRELGNSRSVEHNGTQLQFPWSIGSELEVWVAAYGPLALKLAGEVGDGFILQLADLDIAEWMIGAVRAAAEKVGRDPMAIKFCVAAPMYIGDDWAHMRDQCRWFGGMVGNHVADIVAKYGDGASGGSSGAAVPTALTDYIKAREGYDYNQHGRSGNTHAMFVPDDIVDRFCLLGTAADHIEKLKALKELGVDQFAGYLQHDNKEETLRVYGETVIPALRDHIVAQRSAD, encoded by the coding sequence ATGCAATTCGGTGCCGTACTGCAAACCAATCCGCCCGCCTCCCGGACGGTGTACCTGGCCAAGCTGGCCGAACAACACGGGTTCGACTACGCCTGGACGTTCGACTCGCACCTGCTCTGGCAGGAGCCGTACGTCATCTACAGCCAGATCCTGTCCGAGACCCACCGCATCAAGGTCGGTCCGATGGTGACCAATCCGGCCACCCGGGACTGGACGGTCATCGCCTCGCTGCACGCGACCCTGCACGAGATGTACGGGAACCGCACGATCTGCGGGATCGGCCGGGGTGACTCGGCGGTGCGCGTCACCGGCGGGGCGCCGACCTCGCTGAAGACGTTGCGGCAGGCCATCCACGTGATCCGTGAGCTCGGCAACTCCCGGTCGGTGGAGCACAACGGCACCCAGTTGCAGTTCCCGTGGAGCATCGGGTCGGAGTTGGAGGTCTGGGTCGCGGCTTATGGCCCGCTGGCGCTGAAGCTGGCCGGGGAGGTCGGCGACGGCTTCATCCTGCAACTGGCCGACCTGGACATCGCCGAGTGGATGATCGGCGCCGTCCGGGCGGCGGCCGAGAAGGTCGGCCGGGACCCGATGGCGATCAAGTTCTGCGTGGCCGCCCCGATGTACATCGGGGACGACTGGGCGCACATGCGCGACCAGTGCCGTTGGTTCGGCGGCATGGTCGGCAACCACGTGGCCGACATCGTGGCCAAGTACGGCGACGGAGCGTCCGGCGGCTCCAGCGGGGCCGCCGTTCCGACGGCGCTCACCGACTACATCAAGGCCCGTGAGGGCTACGACTACAACCAGCACGGACGCAGCGGCAACACGCACGCGATGTTCGTCCCGGACGACATCGTCGACCGGTTCTGCCTGCTGGGCACCGCCGCCGACCACATCGAGAAGTTGAAGGCGCTCAAGGAACTCGGTGTCGACCAGTTCGCCGGATACCTGCAGCACGACAACAAGGAGGAGACCCTCCGGGTCTACGGCGAGACGGTGATCCCGGCGCTGCGCGATCACATCGTCGCCCAGCGGTCGGCCGACTGA
- a CDS encoding 3-deoxy-7-phosphoheptulonate synthase — protein MSPQTSDLRISSFEPLLSPAVLRDALPLSAAGENSVSASRREVEAILTGTDDRLLVVVGPCSVHDPVAALDYARRLAPLAREHADALLIVMRVYFEKPRSTGGWKGLINDPHLDGTHDVAQGLRMARSLLLDIVELGLPVGCEFLEPTSPHYIADAISWGAIGARTTESQIHRQLASGMSMPIGFKNATDGDVQVAVDGAMVAGQSQVFFGIDEDGRACVVSTSGNEYGHVILRGGKAGPNYSAAAIRAAVTLIEKAGLPGRVVVDASHANSGKDHVRQVGVAGELAAQVAAGEPISGIMLESFLQPGRQNLTDAGLTGLVFGQSITDACMGWDDTAVVLAELAAAARTRAALTSGPALAAR, from the coding sequence ATGTCACCACAAACATCGGACCTGCGGATCAGCAGCTTCGAACCGTTGCTGTCCCCGGCCGTGCTGCGGGACGCCCTCCCGCTGTCCGCCGCCGGCGAGAACAGCGTGTCCGCCTCGCGCCGCGAGGTCGAGGCGATCCTGACCGGGACGGACGATCGGCTGCTGGTCGTCGTCGGTCCGTGCTCGGTCCACGACCCGGTGGCCGCCCTGGACTACGCCCGCCGGCTGGCCCCTCTGGCCCGGGAACACGCCGACGCCCTGCTGATCGTCATGCGGGTGTACTTCGAGAAGCCCAGGTCCACCGGCGGCTGGAAGGGTCTGATCAACGACCCGCACCTGGACGGCACGCATGACGTGGCGCAGGGGCTGCGGATGGCCCGGTCGCTGCTGCTGGACATCGTCGAGCTGGGCCTTCCGGTGGGCTGCGAGTTCCTCGAACCGACCAGCCCGCACTACATCGCCGACGCGATCAGCTGGGGGGCGATCGGAGCTCGCACCACCGAGAGCCAGATCCATCGACAGTTGGCGTCGGGGATGTCGATGCCGATCGGGTTCAAGAACGCGACCGACGGCGATGTCCAGGTCGCCGTGGACGGGGCCATGGTCGCCGGGCAGTCGCAGGTGTTCTTCGGGATCGATGAGGACGGCCGTGCGTGCGTGGTCTCGACCTCGGGCAACGAGTACGGCCACGTCATCCTGCGGGGCGGTAAGGCGGGCCCGAACTACTCCGCGGCTGCGATCCGCGCGGCGGTGACGTTGATCGAGAAGGCCGGGCTTCCCGGACGGGTCGTCGTCGACGCCAGTCACGCCAACAGCGGCAAGGACCACGTTCGTCAGGTCGGGGTGGCCGGTGAACTGGCCGCGCAGGTGGCGGCGGGCGAGCCGATCTCCGGGATCATGCTGGAGAGCTTCTTGCAGCCGGGGCGGCAGAACCTCACCGATGCCGGCCTGACCGGTCTGGTGTTCGGCCAGAGCATCACCGACGCGTGCATGGGCTGGGACGACACCGCAGTGGTGCTGGCCGAGCTCGCTGCCGCGGCCCGCACCCGAGCCGCGCTGACGTCAGGACCGGCCCTCGCCGCGCGCTGA
- a CDS encoding DUF779 domain-containing protein has translation MTDLDEPVEVPQTRVGLTPAAAGLLVTLTERHGPLMFHQSGGCCDGSSPMCYPDGDFLTGDADIHLGDLTVPGLERPVPFWMSVSQYEYWKHTYLTVDVVPGRGSGFSVEAPEGVRFLIRSRLMTDHEARAFGLV, from the coding sequence GTGACCGATCTCGATGAGCCCGTCGAGGTACCGCAGACCCGCGTCGGCCTGACCCCGGCCGCCGCGGGTCTGCTGGTGACATTGACCGAGCGGCACGGGCCGCTGATGTTCCACCAGTCCGGTGGCTGCTGCGACGGGTCCTCCCCGATGTGTTACCCCGACGGGGATTTCCTCACCGGCGACGCCGACATCCACCTCGGTGACCTCACCGTCCCCGGACTGGAACGGCCGGTGCCGTTCTGGATGTCGGTGTCGCAGTACGAGTATTGGAAGCACACCTACCTGACGGTCGACGTGGTGCCCGGACGCGGGAGCGGGTTCTCGGTCGAGGCCCCGGAGGGGGTCCGGTTCCTGATCCGGTCACGCCTGATGACCGACCACGAGGCTCGGGCCTTCGGGCTGGTCTGA
- the hydA gene encoding dihydropyrimidinase has protein sequence MKTLITGGTVVNSTGTVAADVLIDGETIAAVLSPGSSLLGFDVAANVDTLIDATGRYVIPGGIDAHTHMEMPFGGTFASDTFETGTRAAAWGGTTSIVDFVVQYAGENVIDQFNLWHTKAAGNCAIDYGFHQILSDVQDSSLTAMDELLAEGVSSFKLFMAYKGVFLSDDGQITKAMQKAASNGSMIMMHAENGSIIDLLVQQAIAAGNTSPYYHGLTRPWQAEEEATHRAIMMANLTGAPLYVVHVSAKQAVEQIAAARDQGQNVFGETCPQYLYLSLEEQLGAPGFEGAKWVCSTPLRSRAEGHQHHMWQSLRTNDIQMVSTDHCPFCMKGQKDMGIGDFSKIPNGIGSVEHRMDLLFQGVVDRQITLERWVELTSTTPARMFGMYGRKGVIQPGADADVVIYDPKGHTSIGVGRTHHMNMDYSAWEGFEIDGHVDTVLSRGKVIVDGNQYVGTKGDGRYFKRGLSQYLI, from the coding sequence ATGAAGACGCTGATCACCGGCGGCACCGTGGTCAACTCCACCGGAACGGTCGCGGCCGATGTGCTGATCGACGGCGAGACCATCGCGGCCGTCCTGAGTCCCGGCTCCAGCCTGCTCGGCTTCGATGTCGCCGCCAATGTCGACACGCTGATCGACGCCACCGGCAGGTACGTGATCCCCGGTGGCATCGACGCCCACACCCACATGGAGATGCCGTTCGGCGGGACGTTCGCCAGCGACACCTTCGAGACCGGGACCCGCGCGGCGGCCTGGGGTGGCACCACCAGCATCGTCGACTTCGTGGTCCAGTACGCGGGCGAGAACGTGATCGACCAGTTCAACCTGTGGCACACCAAGGCGGCCGGGAACTGTGCCATCGACTACGGATTCCACCAGATCCTCTCCGATGTCCAGGATTCGTCGCTGACCGCCATGGACGAGTTGCTGGCCGAAGGGGTGTCCAGCTTCAAGCTGTTCATGGCCTACAAGGGAGTGTTCCTGTCCGACGACGGGCAGATCACCAAGGCGATGCAGAAGGCCGCGTCGAACGGCTCGATGATCATGATGCACGCCGAGAACGGCAGCATCATCGACCTTCTCGTGCAGCAGGCGATCGCCGCGGGCAACACGTCGCCGTACTACCACGGGCTCACCCGGCCCTGGCAGGCGGAGGAGGAGGCCACGCACCGGGCGATCATGATGGCCAACCTGACCGGCGCACCGCTCTACGTGGTGCACGTCAGCGCCAAGCAGGCGGTGGAGCAGATCGCCGCGGCCCGCGACCAGGGGCAGAACGTCTTCGGCGAGACGTGCCCGCAGTACCTCTACCTGTCGCTGGAGGAGCAGCTCGGGGCGCCGGGATTCGAAGGGGCGAAGTGGGTCTGCTCGACTCCCCTGCGGTCGCGGGCCGAGGGGCACCAGCACCACATGTGGCAGTCCTTGCGTACCAACGACATCCAGATGGTCTCGACCGACCACTGCCCGTTCTGCATGAAGGGGCAGAAGGACATGGGGATCGGCGACTTCTCCAAGATCCCGAACGGTATCGGCTCGGTCGAACATCGGATGGACCTGCTGTTCCAGGGCGTCGTGGACCGGCAGATCACGCTGGAGCGGTGGGTGGAACTGACCTCGACCACGCCGGCCCGCATGTTCGGGATGTACGGGCGCAAGGGCGTCATCCAGCCCGGCGCCGACGCCGATGTGGTCATCTACGACCCGAAGGGCCACACGTCGATCGGGGTCGGCCGGACGCACCACATGAACATGGACTACTCGGCCTGGGAGGGCTTCGAGATCGACGGTCACGTCGACACCGTGCTCTCCCGGGGCAAGGTCATCGTGGACGGCAACCAGTACGTCGGGACCAAGGGTGACGGCCGGTACTTCAAGCGTGGTCTCTCGCAGTACCTGATCTAG
- a CDS encoding nitrilase-related carbon-nitrogen hydrolase, with the protein MTVVRAAITQTTWTGDKESMIAKHEQMARAAAADGAQVICFQELFYGPYFGIIEDAKYYEYAETIPGPTVDRFQALARELNLVMVLPIYEEAMPGLYYNTAVVIDADGTNLGRYRKHHIPNLPQFWEKFYFRPGNGGYPVFDTAVGKIGVYICYDRHFPEGWRELGLNGAQIVFNPSATKPGLSNRLWELEQPAAAAANQYFIGANNRVGTESDEFGDQAVTFYGSSYFVDPRGNYVGDVASPDQSEIVIRDLDLDVLREVRNAWQFYRDRRPETYTATVTQ; encoded by the coding sequence ATGACGGTGGTACGAGCAGCCATCACCCAGACGACGTGGACCGGCGACAAGGAATCGATGATCGCCAAACACGAGCAGATGGCGCGCGCCGCCGCCGCCGACGGGGCGCAGGTCATCTGTTTCCAGGAGCTGTTCTACGGCCCCTACTTCGGCATCATCGAGGACGCCAAGTACTACGAGTACGCCGAGACGATTCCCGGCCCGACGGTCGACCGGTTCCAGGCCCTGGCCCGGGAGCTGAATCTGGTCATGGTGCTGCCGATCTACGAGGAGGCCATGCCGGGCCTGTACTACAACACCGCCGTGGTGATCGACGCCGACGGCACCAATCTGGGCCGGTACCGCAAGCACCACATCCCGAACCTGCCGCAGTTCTGGGAGAAGTTCTACTTCCGGCCGGGCAACGGTGGCTACCCGGTGTTCGACACGGCGGTCGGCAAGATCGGCGTCTACATCTGCTACGACCGCCATTTCCCGGAGGGCTGGCGAGAACTGGGCCTGAACGGGGCGCAGATCGTGTTCAACCCGTCGGCGACCAAACCCGGCCTGTCCAACCGGCTCTGGGAGCTGGAGCAGCCGGCCGCGGCGGCGGCCAACCAGTACTTCATCGGCGCCAACAACCGCGTCGGAACCGAGTCCGACGAATTCGGCGACCAAGCGGTCACCTTCTACGGCTCGTCGTACTTCGTCGACCCGCGCGGCAACTACGTCGGCGACGTGGCCAGCCCCGACCAGAGCGAGATCGTCATCCGGGACCTCGATCTCGACGTGCTCCGCGAGGTTCGCAACGCCTGGCAGTTCTACCGGGACCGCCGCCCGGAAACGTACACCGCGACGGTCACGCAGTAG
- a CDS encoding FAD binding domain-containing protein yields MIPSSFDYVAPDSVDAAIAALVEAGDEAKVLAGGQSLVPVLRLRLAAPGLIVDLRRITELTGVRRDGADVVIGAMTTHHDVVTDPVVGEHLSLLAKTAATVADPQVRHRGTLGGALVHADPAGDLGAVAVALDAVFELAGPSGRRSVAAADFFQDYFTTAVAEDELLVAIRFPSYAGWGAHYEKFTRVAQSWSIVSVAAAIKVTGSVVTQARVGLTNMGPVPLRATAVEAALVGGPATADAIRAAAASAAEGTSPVDDTSAAADYREHLARVLTERAVLAAVG; encoded by the coding sequence ATGATTCCCTCGTCATTCGACTACGTCGCCCCGGACTCGGTGGACGCCGCGATCGCCGCTCTGGTCGAGGCCGGCGACGAGGCCAAGGTGCTGGCCGGCGGCCAGTCCCTGGTGCCGGTGCTCCGGCTCCGGCTGGCCGCTCCCGGTCTGATCGTCGACCTCCGCCGGATCACTGAGCTGACCGGAGTCCGACGTGACGGCGCGGACGTGGTGATCGGGGCGATGACCACGCACCACGATGTGGTCACCGATCCCGTTGTCGGGGAGCACTTGTCGCTGCTGGCCAAGACGGCGGCGACGGTGGCCGACCCGCAGGTCCGCCACCGCGGGACCCTGGGCGGGGCCTTGGTGCACGCCGACCCCGCAGGTGACCTGGGCGCCGTCGCGGTCGCCCTGGACGCGGTGTTCGAGCTCGCCGGGCCGTCCGGTCGCCGCTCGGTGGCTGCGGCCGACTTCTTCCAGGACTACTTCACGACTGCGGTGGCCGAGGACGAGTTGCTGGTGGCGATCCGTTTCCCGTCGTACGCGGGCTGGGGGGCGCACTACGAGAAGTTCACCCGGGTCGCGCAGTCGTGGTCGATCGTCTCGGTGGCGGCGGCGATCAAGGTCACCGGCTCGGTGGTGACGCAGGCCCGAGTCGGGTTGACCAACATGGGCCCTGTGCCCCTGCGGGCCACCGCGGTCGAGGCCGCCCTGGTCGGCGGACCGGCCACGGCCGATGCCATCCGGGCCGCCGCGGCCTCGGCGGCCGAGGGCACCTCCCCGGTCGACGACACCTCGGCCGCCGCCGACTACCGCGAGCACCTGGCTCGGGTCCTCACCGAACGCGCCGTCCTGGCCGCCGTCGGCTGA